Proteins found in one Erythrobacter sp. 3-20A1M genomic segment:
- a CDS encoding DUF4163 domain-containing protein, protein MIVRLAAPAMLLALALSECTPASDMGDDLGVQQTSDAVATASAGAEADGGARDIKVENDLYSFQYSYPAAVGAVPELAQLLDARAREGEQGLAKLAKQARQDARENGFPYNAYSQNTEWKVIGRTPEWISLVADVSSYSGGAHGIYGIDPVLWDRDAKRTVQPLTLFTSPDALYDAVEERFCKKLDAERAKRRGPTEEASEAADNPTVDEFDQCPPMSDLAIEVKAKGKVFDTIVMYAGPYVAGPYVEGAYEIPVPVDVAVREAVKPEYRKAFGG, encoded by the coding sequence ATGATCGTCAGACTGGCCGCGCCGGCAATGCTGCTCGCGCTCGCCCTCTCCGAATGCACGCCGGCCAGCGACATGGGCGACGATCTGGGGGTGCAGCAGACCAGCGACGCGGTGGCCACCGCGTCCGCCGGAGCAGAAGCCGACGGCGGCGCGCGCGACATCAAGGTGGAGAACGATCTCTACAGCTTCCAGTACAGCTACCCCGCGGCGGTGGGTGCGGTGCCCGAACTCGCCCAGCTGCTGGATGCGCGGGCGCGCGAGGGGGAGCAGGGCCTGGCGAAGCTGGCGAAGCAGGCGCGGCAGGACGCGCGCGAGAACGGCTTTCCCTACAACGCCTATTCGCAGAACACCGAGTGGAAGGTGATCGGGCGCACGCCGGAATGGATCAGCTTGGTCGCCGATGTCAGCAGCTATTCGGGCGGGGCGCACGGCATCTACGGCATCGATCCCGTCCTGTGGGATCGCGACGCGAAGCGGACGGTCCAGCCGCTTACCCTTTTTACCTCGCCCGACGCGCTGTACGACGCGGTGGAGGAGCGTTTCTGCAAGAAGCTCGACGCCGAGCGGGCGAAGCGGCGCGGCCCGACCGAGGAAGCGAGCGAGGCGGCGGACAACCCGACCGTCGACGAGTTCGACCAGTGCCCGCCGATGTCCGATCTGGCGATCGAGGTGAAGGCGAAGGGCAAGGTGTTCGATACGATCGTCATGTATGCCGGCCCCTACGTGGCGGGCCCATATGTGGAGGGCGCATACGAGATCCCCGTGCCGGTGGATGTCGCGGTGCGCGAGGCGGTGAAGCCCGAATACCGCAAGGCGTTCGGCGGCTGA
- the map gene encoding type I methionyl aminopeptidase: protein MTQYQTITDEDDVQRDGTIKLHGPEGFEGMRKAGQLAARILDEVADLVRPGVTTESLDTAIREMMLDGGAVPATLGYRGYTHSSCISINHVICHGIPGDKTLKDGDILNIDVTPLLDGWHGDTSRMYFAGEPSLKAKKLVEVTYECLMLGIEAAGRPGARLGDIGAAIAAHAKPHRYSVVREFCGHGVGRLFHDAPEVIHQAEAGTGPLLKPGMFFTIEPMINLGKPWAKVLGDGWTAVTRDKSLSAQFEHSLAITENGVEIFTESPTGRHKPPY from the coding sequence ATGACCCAGTATCAGACCATCACCGACGAAGACGACGTTCAGCGCGACGGCACGATCAAGCTCCACGGACCGGAAGGGTTCGAGGGCATGCGCAAGGCGGGCCAGCTCGCCGCGCGGATCCTGGACGAAGTGGCCGATCTGGTCCGGCCGGGTGTCACGACCGAGAGCCTCGATACCGCCATTCGCGAGATGATGCTCGATGGCGGCGCGGTTCCGGCGACGCTGGGCTATCGCGGCTATACCCATTCCAGCTGCATCTCGATCAATCACGTTATCTGTCATGGCATTCCCGGCGACAAGACGCTGAAGGATGGCGACATCCTCAATATCGACGTGACCCCGCTGCTCGACGGCTGGCACGGCGATACCAGCCGGATGTACTTCGCGGGCGAACCTTCGCTGAAGGCGAAGAAGCTGGTCGAGGTCACCTATGAATGCCTGATGCTGGGGATCGAGGCGGCGGGCCGTCCCGGCGCGCGGCTGGGCGATATCGGCGCGGCGATCGCGGCGCATGCGAAGCCGCACCGCTATTCCGTGGTGCGCGAGTTCTGCGGCCACGGCGTCGGTCGCCTGTTCCACGACGCGCCGGAAGTCATCCACCAGGCGGAGGCGGGCACCGGCCCGCTGCTGAAGCCGGGCATGTTCTTCACCATCGAACCGATGATCAATCTGGGCAAGCCATGGGCCAAGGTGCTGGGCGACGGCTGGACCGCGGTGACGCGCGACAAGTCGCTTTCCGCCCAGTTCGAGCACTCGCTGGCGATAACCGAGAACGGGGTCGAGATCTTTACCGAGAGCCCGACCGGACGGCACAAGCCGCCCTACTGA
- a CDS encoding M17 family metallopeptidase, translating into MTDTPLIQPDRGQDAISIHLVNKDGFEDWASSLGAAQRATLRAQRFDGSGYQTAIVPGGSGEPEEWFAVGGVADPDSLSSWCMAKLAETLPAGTYRLAGGEPGPALHGWQTAQYAFTRYRKPDNAVGPRILLTKNAKAVEPAIAEAEAVCRVRRLVDTPAEDMGPAGLEAECEALAKEYGAKLSVTRGDSLEQDYPMVHAVGRAAARHHAPRIMHLSWGKEGDPVLALVGKGVCFDSGGLDVKSASGMLIMKKDMGGAAHAIALADLVMRAGLPVRLHLFVPAVENAISGNSFRPGDILRSRKGLSVEIGNTDAEGRLILGDALTRASEEDPELLIDFATLTGAARVALGPDYPALMTRREETAAELIRAGKAHDDEPWPLPLPAAYADYLNSDIADTSNAHTNGFAGASIAGLFLDKFVGDGIDWAHFDTYAWRPSPKPGRPKGGEALGLRAAWHMLCARYADA; encoded by the coding sequence ATGACCGATACGCCATTGATCCAGCCCGATCGCGGGCAAGACGCCATTTCGATCCATCTCGTGAACAAGGACGGGTTCGAAGACTGGGCTTCTTCGCTCGGCGCTGCCCAGCGCGCCACGCTGCGCGCGCAGCGCTTCGACGGGTCGGGATACCAGACCGCGATCGTTCCGGGCGGTTCGGGCGAGCCGGAGGAATGGTTCGCGGTCGGCGGCGTGGCCGATCCCGACAGCCTGTCGAGCTGGTGCATGGCGAAGCTCGCCGAGACGCTCCCCGCGGGCACCTATCGCCTTGCCGGGGGAGAGCCCGGCCCCGCCCTGCACGGCTGGCAGACCGCGCAATATGCCTTCACCCGTTATCGCAAGCCGGATAACGCGGTCGGGCCGCGTATCCTGCTGACGAAAAACGCCAAGGCCGTCGAACCCGCTATCGCGGAGGCGGAGGCGGTGTGCCGCGTGCGCCGGCTGGTCGATACGCCGGCCGAGGATATGGGGCCCGCCGGTCTGGAGGCGGAGTGCGAGGCGCTCGCCAAGGAGTACGGGGCGAAGCTTTCCGTCACCCGGGGCGATTCGCTTGAGCAGGACTATCCCATGGTCCACGCCGTCGGCCGGGCCGCCGCGCGCCATCACGCACCGCGCATCATGCACCTGTCGTGGGGCAAGGAGGGCGATCCGGTCCTGGCCCTGGTCGGCAAGGGGGTGTGCTTCGATTCCGGCGGGCTGGACGTGAAGTCGGCGTCCGGGATGCTCATCATGAAGAAGGACATGGGCGGCGCGGCGCACGCGATCGCGCTGGCGGACCTCGTCATGCGCGCAGGGTTGCCGGTGCGGTTGCACCTGTTCGTTCCGGCAGTGGAGAACGCCATTTCCGGCAACAGCTTCCGGCCGGGCGACATCCTGCGCAGCCGCAAGGGGCTGAGCGTGGAGATCGGCAATACCGATGCCGAAGGGCGCCTGATCCTAGGCGACGCGCTCACCCGCGCGAGCGAGGAGGACCCGGAACTGCTGATCGATTTCGCCACCCTGACGGGTGCCGCGCGCGTAGCGCTGGGGCCGGATTACCCGGCGCTGATGACCCGGCGCGAGGAAACCGCGGCGGAGCTGATCCGGGCGGGCAAGGCACATGACGACGAGCCCTGGCCGCTGCCGCTGCCGGCGGCCTATGCCGACTATCTCAACTCCGACATAGCGGACACCTCGAACGCGCATACCAACGGGTTCGCCGGTGCCAGCATTGCGGGCCTGTTCCTCGACAAGTTCGTCGGCGACGGCATCGACTGGGCGCATTTCGATACCTATGCATGGCGCCCCTCGCCCAAGCCCGGCCGGCCCAAGGGCGGCGAGGCGCTGGGCTTGCGGGCAGCCTGGCACATGCTGTGCGCGCGCTACGCCGACGCTTGA